A single genomic interval of Microbacterium hydrocarbonoxydans harbors:
- a CDS encoding DUF1684 domain-containing protein, which translates to MGFVDEWRAWHASRERYAGAEYGPAALESTNWLITEPAAVDGVSGLWALTGDGGIRGTDLGATGSVVTLRGRETLRIGRRELRVFDRRGELALRVFNPRRLERERFSAIDAYPPREGWRISARFEATPGETVAIITIDGRTHETELAGRLHFTLDGAALALAVTRSEQGGLSAVFGDGTNGTETYRFRFLPIEEPAADGSAVIDFNRAYLPPCAFSDQFVCPLPPTGNRYSAPIRAGERAVVLGR; encoded by the coding sequence GTGGGTTTCGTGGACGAGTGGCGTGCATGGCATGCATCGCGGGAGCGATACGCCGGGGCCGAGTACGGACCCGCCGCCCTCGAGTCCACGAACTGGCTCATCACCGAACCCGCCGCCGTCGACGGCGTCTCGGGCCTCTGGGCGCTGACCGGAGACGGCGGCATCCGCGGCACGGACCTCGGCGCGACCGGCTCGGTGGTCACCCTGCGTGGCAGAGAGACGCTTCGGATCGGCCGCCGGGAACTGCGCGTGTTCGATCGACGGGGAGAGCTGGCACTGCGGGTGTTCAACCCGCGCCGCCTGGAGCGGGAGCGCTTCAGCGCGATCGACGCGTATCCGCCCAGGGAGGGGTGGCGGATCTCCGCGCGTTTCGAGGCGACGCCCGGCGAGACCGTCGCGATCATCACGATCGACGGACGGACCCACGAGACGGAGCTCGCCGGGCGGCTGCACTTCACCCTCGACGGTGCCGCCTTGGCGCTGGCCGTGACGCGCTCCGAGCAGGGCGGGCTGAGCGCGGTCTTCGGCGACGGGACGAACGGCACCGAGACCTATCGGTTCCGCTTCCTTCCCATCGAAGAGCCGGCCGCCGACGGCTCAGCGGTCATCGACTTCAACCGCGCCTATCTGCCGCCGTGCGCCTTCTCCGACCAGTTCGTCTGCCCGCTGCCGCCCACCGGGAATCGCTACTCGGCGCCGATCAGGGCCGGGGAGCGGGCCGTCGTGCTCGGGCGCTGA